The sequence ATCCAAAAGTGCTTTTTTTACAGATTCCCAGGCCAGTTCGTTGATGTTCACATCCATCCTTTTACCAAACTTTGAATGGCCTATGCCTACAATTGCAACCTTATTCATAGAAATTACCAATTTAAAATAATTAACGCGATATATTAACTTTTTGTCAGGTTATGATTTTTGGCGTTTAGAGATCTAAAAACATGGAGAATGTGCCTATGTATTCTCCTTTTCTCTTAATTCCCCTGGGTAAATATGCATATTTTTTGAACCCAAGCTTCTCGTATAAATGAATGGCTATGTCATTTGTCTCAAATACATCCAAAATTAGAACGTCAAATTTGCGTTTAGAAAGCTTTATCGCCTTTTTCATCAAAAGCGTACCAATTCCCATATGCCGGTACTCTTTTTTAACAGTAATTCCCAGGCTGCCAATGTGCGAAAGCTCAGAATTAGGGCGCTTACTATAAACATCGCATAGCCCCACAACCTTTCCTGAATATTCTGCCACAACTGCAATCGCTTCTCCCCTGTTTTGCGAAACTATCATGTTCGAAAACCATGCAATCTCCGAATTAATGTTCGGTGGATTCTTATGAAATACTAGCCCTATGCTAGAATCAGTCTTAAAC is a genomic window of Thermoplasmata archaeon containing:
- a CDS encoding GNAT family N-acetyltransferase, whose amino-acid sequence is MKLVVRLVKWEDFEDVIENYYSYYEEFKTDSSIGLVFHKNPPNINSEIAWFSNMIVSQNRGEAIAVVAEYSGKVVGLCDVYSKRPNSELSHIGSLGITVKKEYRHMGIGTLLMKKAIKLSKRKFDVLILDVFETNDIAIHLYEKLGFKKYAYLPRGIKRKGEYIGTFSMFLDL